The region CACCAATGTGATCGGCGCGGCGCTGGTCACGAGCGCCGCGCTCCCGCATCTGACGAAGTCGGGCGGAGTCGCCGCCTACCTGTCCTCCATCGGCGGCTCGCTCACGCCGTCCTGGCCCGGGTTCGCCGCCTATCACGTGAGCAAGGCGGCCCTGGAGAAACTCGTCGAGGCCTTCCGCGTCGAGCACCCGAGCGTGGGCTTCACCCGGTTCGTGGTCGGGGACTGCGCGGGCGGGGAAGGGGACTCCAGGACCGGGTTCAACGACGGCTGGGACCGGGAGTACGCGGCGCAGGTCTACCCGGTCTGGCGGCAGCGCGGCTATCTGACGGGTTCCCTGCTCGACGTGGACGAGTTCCTCCGTGTCCTCGACGTCGTACTGCGCTGCGGCGGCACCATCCCGGAGGTGACCGTGACGCCGCGCCCGCCCGTCCAGGCGTCCCGGGCCTGATCCAAAAGACGGGCCCTAGCGGCCCAGCGCCGCACCTCCGTTGATGTGCAGAAGTTGCCCCGTCAGGTAGGCCGCCTCCGGTGACGCCACGTACCGGACGGCGGCGGCGATCTCGGAGGGGTGACCCGGCCGGCCGGTCAGGGTCTGGCCGACCCGGGAGGCGACGAACTCCGGTGTCGCGCGGGCGCCGAAGAACTCCGTGTCGCCGACGAAACCGGGGGCGACCGCGTTCACGGTGATGCCCTCGGGGCCGACGCGCTGCGCGAGGGCGTAGGTGTACGTGTTGACCCAGGCCTTGGAGCCGCCGTACGAGCCGGGCCCGCGCAGCGAGGCGATGGAGGAGAGCTGCACGATACGGCCGCCGGGGCGGCGCATGTGGGGGAGCAGGGCCTCGGTGAGCAGG is a window of Streptomyces mirabilis DNA encoding:
- a CDS encoding SDR family oxidoreductase; protein product: MKAVVVGASSGLGRCIGVDLGRRGDQVALLARRRDRLVDAAKEAGPDALAVACDVTDESSCRAAIEEAAAGLGGIDALVYATGIGPLAPVEKLDADAWRRAMDTNVIGAALVTSAALPHLTKSGGVAAYLSSIGGSLTPSWPGFAAYHVSKAALEKLVEAFRVEHPSVGFTRFVVGDCAGGEGDSRTGFNDGWDREYAAQVYPVWRQRGYLTGSLLDVDEFLRVLDVVLRCGGTIPEVTVTPRPPVQASRA
- a CDS encoding SDR family NAD(P)-dependent oxidoreductase; translation: MTQRRVVVSGGGTGIGLATAEAFAADGDRVVLLGRREDVLRKAADTLNGQYGESTASWCAGDLADPEQVGRVREFITADETPVDVLVANAGGNAAREPDGTLASIADSYRDNFDANVLTAVLLTEALLPHMRRPGGRIVQLSSIASLRGPGSYGGSKAWVNTYTYALAQRVGPEGITVNAVAPGFVGDTEFFGARATPEFVASRVGQTLTGRPGHPSEIAAAVRYVASPEAAYLTGQLLHINGGAALGR